CATTGGGCCGCGGCGTGCGCTGCGGCACGCAGCACGGGCTGCCACACCCAACAAAAAAGGCCCTCGCGGGCCTTCGTCAACCGAACTGACGCAGCCTACCGCGTCAGCTCGCTGAACCCGTCCAGCAGCCGCTCGACGTCGGCCGCTTCGATCGCGCCCATCGTCGAGATGCGGAACAGTTCCTTCGACAACCCGCCTTGCCCCGCGTAAATCACGAAGCCGCGCGCCTTCAGCCCGTCGTGCAGCGCTTCATACGCGACGCCTTGCGGCAGCCGGTATGCGCGCAGCACGACCGACGACGCGCTTTCCGGCAGCACGAGCGGCATCCCGCGTGCGGCGAGCCCGGCCTGCGCCTGATCGGCGAGCGCCTTGTAGCGCGCATGACGCGCGCGCCAACCGCCCGCTTCGTCGAATTCGCGCAGCGCCTCGACGAGCGCGTAGTACGCATGCACGGACGGCGTGAACGGCGTGTTGCGCTGATCCTGCAGCTTCGCGAGACGGCCGAGGTCGAGATAGTAGGTGCGGCTCGCGGCGTTCGCGAGCGCGCTGCGGCGCACGATCACGAACGCCGCGCCCGGCACGCCGTGCAGGCACTTGTTGGCAGTCGCGGCGACGGCATCGATGTCGCCGCCCGCAAAATCGATCGCTTCCGCGCCGAAGCTGCTGACGCCGTCGACGAGCAGCTTCACGCCGCGTGCACGACAGACGCCGGCGATCGCGCCGAGATCGTTCAGGCGGCCGGTCGTCGTCTCGTGATGGATCACCGCGACGTGCGAGTAGCCGCCTGCATCGAGCCGCGCGGCGATCTGCGCGAGATCGGGCGCCTGCATCCATTCGTGCTTGAGCACGTCGTGTGCGATCCCGTACTGCGTCGCGATCTGCGTGATGCGTTCACCGTACACGCCGTTCTCGATCACGAGCAGCTTGCCGTCCTTCGGCACGAGCGCGGCGATCATGCTTTCGACGGCGGCCGTGCCCGAACCGGTCATCAGCACGGCAGTCCATTCGGCCGGATCGAGTTCGTATGCGGCGACGAGACGCGCACGCGCCTCGTCCTGCAGATCGAAGAATTCGCTTTCGCGATGGCACAGGTCCGGTTGCAGCAGGCTGCGGCGCACGCGTTCGGTCAGCGTGACCGGGCCAGGGTTCAGCAGCAGCATCAGTGGGCTCCTTCAGGGGCTTCGGTCAGGGCGGCGGCGCCGATGTGGCGCATCAGGCGCGTCTTCACGTCGACCGGCGTGACGGTCGGCCGCGGCAGCCCGTCGGGCACGCCCGTGCGGATCGCGAGCCGCACGAACTGTGCGCCGTCGGTGCGCGGCGCAGCCAGCGCCGCATCGAGCACGTCGAGCGTGTCGCCTTCGACTGCACTCGCATAGCCGCACGCGGCCGCGACGCCTGCGAACGACACATGCTGCGACACGGTTGCCTGGCCGCCGGTCGATTCGTGCGCGCCGTTGTCGAGCAGCACATGCGTGAGGTTCGACGGGCCGTACGTGCCGAGCGTCGCGAACGCACCCATGCGCATCAGCGCGGCGCCGTCGCCGTCGACGGCCACCACGCGCAGATCG
The sequence above is a segment of the Burkholderia multivorans ATCC BAA-247 genome. Coding sequences within it:
- a CDS encoding 2-aminoethylphosphonate aminotransferase; the encoded protein is MLLLNPGPVTLTERVRRSLLQPDLCHRESEFFDLQDEARARLVAAYELDPAEWTAVLMTGSGTAAVESMIAALVPKDGKLLVIENGVYGERITQIATQYGIAHDVLKHEWMQAPDLAQIAARLDAGGYSHVAVIHHETTTGRLNDLGAIAGVCRARGVKLLVDGVSSFGAEAIDFAGGDIDAVAATANKCLHGVPGAAFVIVRRSALANAASRTYYLDLGRLAKLQDQRNTPFTPSVHAYYALVEALREFDEAGGWRARHARYKALADQAQAGLAARGMPLVLPESASSVVLRAYRLPQGVAYEALHDGLKARGFVIYAGQGGLSKELFRISTMGAIEAADVERLLDGFSELTR